The Streptomyces lienomycini sequence CCGGCGCCGCCGAAGCGGCGGTGACACGCGAGGGCGCGGCGGTGACGTGCACCGCCGCGCCGTTCACGCGTCGTTCAGGCGTCACTCATGCGCCGCTCAGAGGCCGGCGAAGTCGCCCGCGAGGGCGGAGGCGATCCGCAGCTGGGTGTCGGCCTCCTCCTGCCGCCCCTGCCGTTCGAGGGTGCGGCCCAGCATCAGCCGGGCGTACTGCTCGACGGGATCGCGCTCGACGACGACCCGCAACTCGGCCTCGGCCCGACGCAGTTGGGCCGAGTGGTAGTAGGAGCGCGCCAGCAGCAGCCGCGGTCCGGTCTGCTCGGGCACCTCCCCGACCAGCGCGTCCAGGACGCGTGCCGCGGCGGCGTAGTCCTTGGCGTCGAAGAACATCCGCGCGCGCTCCCAGCGCTCCGCCGGTGTTCCGTGGTCGTAGTACGTCGTGTCCACTGGTGACCTCCATCGGTGCACTGCAACCACGCCGTACGGTTGAAAATTCCACAAGTTGGCGTCCGCCCGGTCCGCCCGGTCCGCCCGTCCGTCCAGGCCCCTCAGCTCCGGGCGGCGGTCCTGGGCCGGAGGATCTCGTCCATGGACTGCTCGCGCCACCGCTTCAGGAGCGCGTGGAAGGCGACGGCGCCGTGGGGGTAGGCGGTGGGGCCGTTCGGCCGGCCGCGCCCCTCGGCGTTGTAGTAGCCGGGGGTGCACTCGGCGTGGAACCACTCGTGGTCCGGCGCGTTCTCGGCGAGCGAGGCGATCCAGGCGTCCTCGGCCTCGGGGGACGGTTCGACGAGGCAGTCCCCGGCCTCGGCGGCCGCGACGAGTGCCGCGGCGTGCACGGCGTGTTCGTCCAGTACGTGCGTGTAGTTGACGCTGCTGGCGCTCTGCGTCCCGCCGAGCTGGATCAGGTTCGGGAAGCCGTTGCCCGTGAAGCCGTGCAGCGTGCGCGGGCCCCGCGCGGCCCACGCGTCGCGCAGCAGTGTGCCGCCCCGGCCGGTCACGGGCAGCCGCCCCGAGTGGACGCCGGAGACCCCGACGGAGAACCCGGTGGCGAAGACCAGGCAGTCCAGGGCGTACTCGGTGCCGCCGACCACGACGCCGTGCGCGGTCATCCGCTCGATGCCGTGGGTGTCGGCCGTGTCGACCAGGGTGACGTTGTCCCGGTTGAACGCGTCGAGGTACAGGTCCGAGAAGGTGGGGCGCTTGCACGCGTACCGGTACCAGGGCTTGAGCCGGTCCGCCGTGGCCGGGTCGGTGACGATCTCCTCGACACGCGCCCGGATCCCGTTCATCCTGCCGGCGTCCGCGATCTCGTAGGCCGCTTCGAACGCGGCCCGGTCGCCCGGCGGCCGGCGGAAGCTCGGCAGGAGCTTCTCCAGGAGTGCGGCCGACGCGGTCCACCCGTCCGCGACGAGGTCCTCCCCGGCGTCCTCGCCCGAGACGATGCGCAGGAAGTTGTCGCGCCGCGCGCTCGCCCAGCCGTGGTGGTCGGCGCCGACGTCCCGGGCGGTGGTGCGGCGGTTGGCGCGGACGTCGACGCTGGACGGAGTGCGCTGGAAGACGTACAGGTGCCCGGCGTCCTCGGCCAGCTTCGGCACGACCTGGACGCCGGTGGCCCCGGTGCCGACGACGCCCACGCGCTTGCCCGCGAGGCCGCTCAGACCGCCGTCCGGGGTGCCTCCCGTGTAGGCGTAGTCCCAGCGCGAGGTGTGGAAGGTGTGGCCCTCGAAGTCCTCGATGCCCGGGATGCCAGGCAGCTTCAGATCCGAGAGGGTCCCGGTGGCCGTGACGGCGTAGGTGGCCCGGAACTCGTCGCCCCGGTCCGTCGTGACGGTCCATGCCTCGCAGGCGTCGTCCCAGGTCAGTGACGTGACCGCGGTGGAGAACAGGGCGTCCGCGTACAGGTCGCACTTCTCGGCGATGCGCACCGCGTGCCGGCGGATCTCCTCCCCGGGCGCGTACTTCCACTCCGGCACGTAACCGGTCTCGTCGAGCATCGGCAGGTACACGTGCGACTCGATGTCGCAGTGGATCCCCGGATACCGGTTCCAGTACCAGGTGCCGCCGAAGTCACCGCCCTTCTCGACGACGCGGACACGCGCGACGCCCTGCCCGCGCAGCCGTGCCGCCGCGAGGATGCCCCCGAACCCGCCGCCGACGACCGCGACGTCCACCCGGTCCCGCACCGGCTCGCGCTCGGTGGGCCCGGCCGTGTACGGGTCGGCGGCGTAGTAGCCGAACCGGGCGTCGGCGCCGAGGTACTGCCGGACCCCGTCGGGGCGCACGCGTCGCTCCCGCTCGGCCCGGTAACGCTCCCTGAGTCCGGCGAGCGCCTCCGGTGTCAGCTCCTGTGAACGTGTCATGTGGGGGCCCTGCTTCCTTCCGGTTCGCTGCCAGGAGGCCGTCCCGTCCATGAACAGAGCGCGCCGTCACAGGACTTGAGCAGCCATGCACTACGGTAACAACAACCGGACAGCGTTGTCCGGTTCGTGTGGCGGTTGCTTCCGCATACTTTCGGACAGGAAGAGTGATTCGCATGCGACGACTCCCCACCCGCCCGCTGGCCGTGCTCGCCGCGATCGGGGTGCTGGCCCTCGCCGGATGCGGTACGCAGCCGGCAGGCGCCCCGGCGGACCCGGGCGGCGTCCCCGGAGCGGACCGGACCATCCGCGCGCAGCAGGTCATGCGCCTGACGCAGGTGCACGAGCAGACCGGCATGACCCTCCTGGAGGGGCCCGTCCTCGACGAGCACGGCCGGCTCCTCGTCGTGGACGTCACCGCCCCGGCCGGCGAGCCGAAGGTGCTGCGGGTGAATGTCCGGAAGAAGACGTCGGAGCAGCTCCACACCGACGACCGCGGCACCTACACCTCGGCCCAGTTCAGCCCGTACGACGGGCGGATCTACCTGACCGACTTCTCGCACGGGGACATCGTCAGCCTGGCACCGGACGGCGGTGATCCGCGCACCTTCTTCTCCGGCGAGGTCGACGGGGCGCCGATGAACCCGGACGACCTCGCCTTCGACCGGGAGGGCAACCTGTACGTGAGCGACTCACGCGGCATGGCCGACGGCGCGGCCCACGGCCGCGTGGTGCGCATCGACCGTACGGGGAAGGACGCCACCGTCCTGGCCGACGGCCTCGCCGCGCCGAACGGCATCTCCTTCGACGCGGACTACCGGGGGCTGTGGTTCAGCGAACTGACGCAGAACCGCATCTCCTACCTCCGCCTGGACGCCGACGGCGCCGTCTCCTCGCGCCACACCGCCGTCCGGGTCGACGGCGGCGTCGCGCAGACCGACTCCATCGCCGTGGACGCGGACGGCAACCTCTACCAGGGACTGCACGGCCGCCCCGCGATGGCGGTGTACAGCGAGAACGGTGAGCGCCTGGCGACCGTCGAGGTCCCGGCCCGCGCCGCCGACGGGCTGGAATCCGCGACCAACGTGGCCATCACGCCCGGCGGGACCCGGGCCTACATGACCGTCAGCGGACCGGACGGCGGTTACCTCTACACCTTCGACGCGCTGGCGCGGGGGGTACGGCAGTCCAACGGCGGCTGACGCCCGCGCCCGTCCTCACTCCCCGGCGGGCCGCACCGGGCCCACCTCGACGCCGAGCAGCCGCCAGGCCGCGCGCGCCCGGTGCTCCCGCTGCTCGCGGGCCGCGCCGGTCACGGCCCCGGAGACCATGCCGACGGCGATCATCAGGTCGTCGGGTTCGGCGGCGAGCGGATGGCTTGGCGGCAGATGCCTGCGCAGGGCCGTCTCCACGCGCCGGGACAGCTCCAGGGCGTACGCGGGGACGGCGGCACGGCTGCCCGCCCCGTCGATGTGCAGCATGCTGATGAAGGCCGCCGACTCCTTCAGGTGCCAGGTCAGGACGCCGAGGACGCGTGCCAGGTCGGTGTCCTGACCGGCCGTCCGCTCGATCTGCCCGACGTTCTCCTCGAGCACCGCGCTCGCCACGGCGGCCCGGTCGGGGAAGTGCCGGTACAGCACCCCCTGGCCGACACCGGCCCGGCGTGCGATCGCCGACAGCGGCGCGTCCAGCCCCTGCTCCGCGTAGACCTCCCGGGCGGCGGCGACCAGTGCGGCCCGGTTGCGGGCGGCGGCCCTCGGGCCACCGCTCGCGGGCCGCCGGGTGTCGGTGCCGGGCACGGGTCGCTGCGTCACCCCGAGAGGGTATCGGGTCGCCCCGGCCGCCCCCGGCGGCGGAAACGACCGGTCGGCCGCCCGGTCCGGCGCGGGTGCGCCGGTCCGGGCGGCCGAGTCCGGTCAGCGGCGGCCGAGCGGCTCACCGACGGCCGAGCGGCCCGGTGGGGCCGCGACGGCTCAGTGGTGGCCGTGCGGCCGCAGCCACTGCGGTCGGTGTCCGGTCGGGCGACGGGGTCCGGCCGGCTCGTCCGCGCTGCTGCCGGGACGGCCCTCGAGGCGGTCGTTCAGCGCGTCACGCTCGGCGGAGGCCCGCTCGGCGGTTGCCCGTTCCCTGCGCCGCTTCTTGCCGCGGTGGCGAGCCAGCACGGTCCCGGCCAGGAGCATCCACATGCCCAGGCCGAAGATCAGTGTCAGGGCGATACCGCCGAGGAACGCCCCGAGCGTGCTGATCGTGAATGGCTCGCTCCCCAGCAGGGTCACGGTGTAGTCCGGACCGCCGGACAGGTTGTACGCGATCAACAGGCCTGCGAAGGCGGCGGCGCCCGCCATGAGCAGGAGACCCAGCACCAGCATGTTTCTCACCTCGTCGCACGTGGATGTCGTCCATCCGGGTCACCATGAGGAATCAGGCAAAACGCATGAATCGGGCTTGGTGGTGCGGGCGGGCGAAAGTCCGGTCCGCGCCGGGTACGGGAGGGCGGGACGCGGGTGAGGTGCGGTGGCGACCTACGCTGGCGGCCAGCACCTCACACCCCCCGGAGAAGGAGACCAACCCGTGGATCTGCGAGCGGCCCTCGCCGCCCACCGCCTTGTCGCCATCGTGCGCGGAGACGACGCCGACGCCGCGCTGCGCACCGTACTGACCCTGGTCGAGGAGGGCCTGGAGCTCATAGAGGTGTCGCTGACCGGCAAGGACGCCCTTCGGGTCATCGAACGGGCCAGGGCGGCCCTCGGCCCCGGACGGCCCCTGGGCGCCGGAACGGTCCTCACCGCCGACGACGCCCTCGCCGCCCACCGCGCGGGCGCCGACTTCGCCGTCACCCCCGGCCTGGGGGAGGGCGTCACGACGGCCCGCGCGTGCGGCATGCCCGTACTGGCCGGGGTCATGACACCCACCGACATCATCGCGGCCCGCGCCCTCGGCGCCACCGCGTTGAAGATCTTCCCGGCGGCCCAGGCGGGCGGACCGGCCTACGTCAAGGCCCTGCGCGGCCCCTTCCCGCACGACCCCCTCGTGCCCGTCGGAGGCGTCGACGAGGCGGCGGCCCGCGCCCATCTGGCGGCGGGTGCCACGGCGGTCGGGGTCGGTTCCCCACTGATCGGCGACGCCGCGGACGGAGGCAGCCTCGACGACCTCCGCGTCCGCGCCCGCGCCTTCCGCGCCGCGGTGCGGGAGGCCCGGCCGTGACCCGGGCGACCGGCACCGCACCGTCCCGCGCCTCGGGCACCGGCACCGGGCCGTCCCGCGCCTCGGGCACCGGCATCCGCGCGGTGGGAGAAGAAGCGAGCGGCGCGAGCCCCTGGCGGCCGCCGCGGGGACCCGTGGTGTGCCTCGGCGAGACCATGGCGGCCGTGGCCCCGGCCCCGCCCCACTCGCTGGACGGCACCGAGTCCCTCGGCCTGTCGGTCGCGGGCGCCGAGTCGAACGTGGCCATGTACCTCGCCGACCTGGGCCTGTCCGTCTCCTGGCTGTCGGCGGTCGGTGACGACGCCCTCGGCCGACGGGTGCGGGCGACCGTCGCGCGGGCGGGCGTGGACGTCTCGGGTGTGCGGACCGACCCTGCACGGCCGACCGGCCTGCTCCTGAAGGACCCGGGCGCCGCGGGGACCCGCGTGCACTACTACCGGACGGGCTCGGCGGCCTCGGCCCTCGGCCCCGGCCTCCTGGACGACGAACGGCTCGGCGACGCCGCCCTCGTCCATCTGACCGGGGTGACGCCCGCCCTGTCCCCGTCCTGCCGGGCCCTGGTGGAAGCGGTCCTGCGCACCCCGCGGGAGCGGCGGACCCACGCCGTCAGCTTCGACGTCAACCACCGGCCCGCGCTGTGGCCGCCGGGCACGGCCGCCCCGGTGCTCCGGGACCTGGCCGACCTCGCCGACATCGCCTTCGTCGGCCTGGACGAGGCACAGGACCTGTGGGGGGCGGACCTGACCGGCACGGACGTCCGCCGCCTGCTGAGCGGCCCGCGGATCCTCGTCGTGAAGGACGGCGGGCGGGGCGCCACCGCGTTCACCGCGCGCGGCGCGTGCACGGTGCCCGCCCTGCGCACGGAGGTGGTGGAGCCGGTCGGCGCGGGGGACGCGTTCGCCGCCGGATTCCTCGCCGGACTGTCGAGGGGCACGGACCTCACCCGCGCCCTGCGCCTCGGCCACATCACGGCCGCCTCCGCGCTGAAGGTCGTCGGGGACCACGGCCCGCTGCCGGACGAGGACACGATCGCCGCCCTGCTGGCCCGCGCCGACCAGGACTGGAGTACGCCCGTCGGCACCTGACGCGCGACGCCCCCGGCGCCCGCTGGTGCCCGGGGTGGGATCAGCGGGTGCCGCGCGTCGCTCCGTCGACGACGAACCCGATCCCGATGCCCAGCATCCAGGTGTCCTTCGCCAGGGCCGTGCCCTCCTGCGTCGGGCGCAGGCTGCCCTCCTCGCGCATCCCGGGCGTACGGAGGTACAGACCGACCAGCCCGGCCGAGAACGCCGTCAGGCCGATGCCCGCCACGGCCGTGGGCACCACCGGCAGGAGCAGGGCGGCACCCAGCGTGATCTCACCGGCCGAGAGCAGCCGGACGAACGTCGACGGCCGCAGCCTGCCGAGGAACGGGTAGGTGTTCTTCGCCATCCCGTGCATCATGGCGGCGGCCTGTTCGTCGGCCCCGCGCTTGGCCAGACCGGAGTTGAGGATGAAGGCTCCGGTGGCCAGCCGCGGGGCGACGTGCCGGAGTTCGACGGGCAGACGATGACGCAGACGCATGGGGACTCCCGGCGGTGCTTCCTGGGTCTCGCGGCTCAGCGTAGGCCGCCCCGGCGTGCCTCGCAGCGCGGGCCGCTCCCGTCACGCCGTTCCGCGCGGCCACCTGCGTCGCCGAGCCGGCGGCCTCCTCGTAGCATGAGGCCATGAACGGCACAGTCCCCGACACGATGCGGGCGGCGTACATCGACGCCGTCGGACCGGCCGAGGCCGTCCGGTACGGGGAACTGCCGGTGCCGCCCGTGGGACCCACGGACGTCCTCGTGCGGGTGGCGGCCGTCGCCGCCGACCCCGTGGACACCTTCGTACGTTCCGGTGCGTACGCCACACCGCTGCCGCTGCCCTTCGTCGTCGGCCGTGACCTGGTGGGCGAGATCGCCGCGGCCGGGCCCGGCGCCGCCGGCTTCACCGTCGGGCAGCGGGTGTGGTGCAACAGCCTCGGGCACGCCGGCCGGCAGGGCTCCTTCGCCCAGTACGCGACCGTCCCGGCCGAACGCCTCTACCCGGTGCCGCCCGGCGTCGACGAGGAGCACCTCGTGGCAGCCGCCCACCCGGCCGCCTCCGCCTGGCTCGCACTGTTGCGGCACGGGCGGCTCGGAGCGGGGGAGACCGTGTACGTCGGGGGCGGCGCCGGGAACGTGGGCGGCGCCGCCGTGGCCCTGGCCTCCCGCGCCGGGGCCCGGGTGGTCGCCACGGCGCGCGCCGAGGACGCCCGGGCGGTGCGGGAGCTGGGCGCCGCCGAGGTCCTCGACCACCACGCGCCCGACCTCGGCGAGCGCGTACGCCGGGCCGCGCCCGACGGCTACGACGTGCACCTGGACACGTCCGGCCACGGGGTGCTCGCCGACGCGGTGGACTCACTGGCGCGGGGCGGGCGGCTGGTCGCGATGGTGGGCCTGGGCACCGGGCCCGCCGCACTGCCGGTGAGCCGGCTCTACACCCGGGACGCGAGCATCGTGGGGTTCGCCATCAGCAACGCCACGACCACCGACCTCGCCGAGGCGGCGCGGGGCGTCGCGGGCGTCCTCACCGGCACTCCCTGGCGTCCTCGCATCGCCGACCGGCTGCCCCTGTCGAGGACGGCCGAGGCCCACCGCAGACTGGAGGCCGGGAAGGTGCGGGGGCGTCTGGTCCTCACGCCCTCTTGATCGTCTTTCCGACCGGGCGGCGGCGGTCCATGATGGACGTGTTCCGACAATCCCGTCACCAGCGTGTGGGGGCCCAGACATGCGCCGTGAAGACCTGCCGGCACCGGAGTCCGGACTGCTGCTCACCCACTTCCTCACCGTGGCCGACGTGCCGCGCTCGCGTGCCTTCTACTCCGAGGTGCTCGGCGGCGAGGTCGTGCTCGCGGAGAACCCGTGCATCGTCAAGCTCGCGAACAGCTGGCTCATCATGAACCCGGGCGGCGGACCGACGCCCGACAAACCCGACGTCACCCTGCGTCCGCCGGAGGACCCCGGGACGGCGACGAGCTTCCTCAACATCCGGGTGGCCGACATCGAGCGCTGCCACCGCGAGTGGAGCGCGCTCGGCGCCGAGTTCCTCACCCCGCCGATCGACCGCAAGGCCGAACTGCGGTGCTACCTGCGCGACCCGGACGGCTACCTCATCGAGGTCGGCCAGGCCACCGGGCTGCTGCAAGGCATCCTCGCCGATCCGCCCGCGGGCCCGGGCCGGGACCCGGGCTGACGCGTCGGGGCGGCCCCGCTCAGGGCTGCGGACGGACCGTCAGCATCTGCTGGGCGTGGCCCACGGGGCCGTCCACGTCGTGCAGCACGGTGCTGGTGATGCCCTGGCCGGTGGGCCCGAAGACGACGGTGGTGTCCAGGCCGGTCCAGCGGCCGCGCGGCGCCCGGTGCAGGTGCAGGGTCAGATCGACGTTCGGGAACATCCACTCCCGCGGCGACTGCCGCACCGCGATGCCGTTGGCCGTGTCCACCAGCGCGACGTAGGAGGCCAGCGGGCTCGCGCTCTCCCCGGCGACCAGGTCGAGGCCGGTGGAGACCCAGGCGGTGGTGCGGCCGGGGGAGGGCGGCGCGAGCGGCCGTACGTCCAGGGAGGCGATGTAGCCGCCGGGCCACTCGGTGTCCATCGGCCACGGTGCCAGCGTGTCCGGCGCGGTGAGCCGGTCGGCACCGCCCCCGGCGACGGCGCTCGTGTCCACGTCCGCCAGCAGCCAGACCCTCGCGCGTGCCACCGACCGGCCCGCTATGAGCACGGTCGCCTCGACCAGTTCGATGGTGCGCCCCGGCCGGACGGTCTCCACCCGAATCTCGCACTCGTCCAGCGCCGGGCGGCCCAGGATGTCGAAGCTGATCCGGCTCGGCGACATGGCCGCGCCGACGCGGTCCGCCAGCTGCCGTTCGACGGCGTGGACGATGAGACCCCCGAGCGGGCTGAAGTGCTGCTCGTCGGAGCTCCACGCCCCGCCCGCGTGCGGGGTGGGCTTGTAGCGGTGCTCGTCGATCCGCTCGTAGTAGCTGTCCGGGGTCGCTGTGCTGGTGTTCAACGGGCTGCTCCTGGAACGACGGCGGTGACGACGACACGGCCCCCGGACGCCGGCGCCGGGGCCGCGACCAGGATAGGTCGGCGCCGGATCGCCCCCGGCCCGAGTGGGGCGCCCCCGGCGGGGAACCCAGACGTTCCAGGAAGCCGGAGGGGGAACGGCAGGCGAAGGAGCACGGCCATGGCGAAGAGGCACGAGGACGGCGAGAACCTGAAGAAGGGCGACAAGGTCGGCTGGAGCAGCCACGGCTCCCGCACCGAGGGCACGGTGGAGAAGAAGATCACCGAGCGCACGGAGGCGGCCGGCCGCACCGTGGACGCCTCGTCCGACGACCCGCAGTACCAGGTCCGCAGCGACAGGTCCGGCCGGTCGGCCGTGCACAAGCCGTCCGCGCTCAAGAAGAAGAAGTGAGGTGCCGTGGACGGCGACGAGCAGAAGGAGACCCGGGACGAGTTCCGCGAGCTGGTGAACATGACACCGGCCGCACTGGACAAGTGGCTCGACAGCGACGAGTCGCGGGACGCCGGGCACCACAAGGACGGGGGCGAGTCCGTCGGGCACGCGTCCGGCCGCCGCATCGTGGAGATCCTGCGGAAGAACAAGGGCGACCTCTCGGACGAGGACTACGAGCACATGCGCAAGGTCGTCGGCTACGTCCGCCGGCACCTCGCCCAGCGCCCGTCGGGCGACGTCGAGGACACCCGCTGGCGGTACTCGCTGATGAACTGGGGCCACGACCCCCTGGAGCACCATGGCTGACGACCCGCACCGGCGCCCCGAGGGCGTCAGCGACGAGACGGTCGAGGCGCTCGGGGCCCTGTCCAAGGCACTGGAGACGACCGAGTGCGCCCGCGGCCACCTGTTCGCCTTCCACCAGCACACCGGAGCGGCGGACTTCGAGCTGGACCGCGCGGTCGAACTGCTGCGGGCCGCCGGACACGCGGACTGG is a genomic window containing:
- a CDS encoding hypervirulence associated TUDOR domain-containing protein; the encoded protein is MAKRHEDGENLKKGDKVGWSSHGSRTEGTVEKKITERTEAAGRTVDASSDDPQYQVRSDRSGRSAVHKPSALKKKK
- a CDS encoding NADPH:quinone reductase translates to MNGTVPDTMRAAYIDAVGPAEAVRYGELPVPPVGPTDVLVRVAAVAADPVDTFVRSGAYATPLPLPFVVGRDLVGEIAAAGPGAAGFTVGQRVWCNSLGHAGRQGSFAQYATVPAERLYPVPPGVDEEHLVAAAHPAASAWLALLRHGRLGAGETVYVGGGAGNVGGAAVALASRAGARVVATARAEDARAVRELGAAEVLDHHAPDLGERVRRAAPDGYDVHLDTSGHGVLADAVDSLARGGRLVAMVGLGTGPAALPVSRLYTRDASIVGFAISNATTTDLAEAARGVAGVLTGTPWRPRIADRLPLSRTAEAHRRLEAGKVRGRLVLTPS
- a CDS encoding thioesterase family protein; this encodes MNTSTATPDSYYERIDEHRYKPTPHAGGAWSSDEQHFSPLGGLIVHAVERQLADRVGAAMSPSRISFDILGRPALDECEIRVETVRPGRTIELVEATVLIAGRSVARARVWLLADVDTSAVAGGGADRLTAPDTLAPWPMDTEWPGGYIASLDVRPLAPPSPGRTTAWVSTGLDLVAGESASPLASYVALVDTANGIAVRQSPREWMFPNVDLTLHLHRAPRGRWTGLDTTVVFGPTGQGITSTVLHDVDGPVGHAQQMLTVRPQP
- a CDS encoding DUF3140 domain-containing protein, yielding MDGDEQKETRDEFRELVNMTPAALDKWLDSDESRDAGHHKDGGESVGHASGRRIVEILRKNKGDLSDEDYEHMRKVVGYVRRHLAQRPSGDVEDTRWRYSLMNWGHDPLEHHG
- a CDS encoding TetR/AcrR family transcriptional regulator, coding for MTQRPVPGTDTRRPASGGPRAAARNRAALVAAAREVYAEQGLDAPLSAIARRAGVGQGVLYRHFPDRAAVASAVLEENVGQIERTAGQDTDLARVLGVLTWHLKESAAFISMLHIDGAGSRAAVPAYALELSRRVETALRRHLPPSHPLAAEPDDLMIAVGMVSGAVTGAAREQREHRARAAWRLLGVEVGPVRPAGE
- a CDS encoding tetratricopeptide repeat protein; protein product: MDTTYYDHGTPAERWERARMFFDAKDYAAAARVLDALVGEVPEQTGPRLLLARSYYHSAQLRRAEAELRVVVERDPVEQYARLMLGRTLERQGRQEEADTQLRIASALAGDFAGL
- a CDS encoding flavin-containing monooxygenase, whose product is MTRSQELTPEALAGLRERYRAERERRVRPDGVRQYLGADARFGYYAADPYTAGPTEREPVRDRVDVAVVGGGFGGILAAARLRGQGVARVRVVEKGGDFGGTWYWNRYPGIHCDIESHVYLPMLDETGYVPEWKYAPGEEIRRHAVRIAEKCDLYADALFSTAVTSLTWDDACEAWTVTTDRGDEFRATYAVTATGTLSDLKLPGIPGIEDFEGHTFHTSRWDYAYTGGTPDGGLSGLAGKRVGVVGTGATGVQVVPKLAEDAGHLYVFQRTPSSVDVRANRRTTARDVGADHHGWASARRDNFLRIVSGEDAGEDLVADGWTASAALLEKLLPSFRRPPGDRAAFEAAYEIADAGRMNGIRARVEEIVTDPATADRLKPWYRYACKRPTFSDLYLDAFNRDNVTLVDTADTHGIERMTAHGVVVGGTEYALDCLVFATGFSVGVSGVHSGRLPVTGRGGTLLRDAWAARGPRTLHGFTGNGFPNLIQLGGTQSASSVNYTHVLDEHAVHAAALVAAAEAGDCLVEPSPEAEDAWIASLAENAPDHEWFHAECTPGYYNAEGRGRPNGPTAYPHGAVAFHALLKRWREQSMDEILRPRTAARS
- a CDS encoding SMP-30/gluconolactonase/LRE family protein gives rise to the protein MRRLPTRPLAVLAAIGVLALAGCGTQPAGAPADPGGVPGADRTIRAQQVMRLTQVHEQTGMTLLEGPVLDEHGRLLVVDVTAPAGEPKVLRVNVRKKTSEQLHTDDRGTYTSAQFSPYDGRIYLTDFSHGDIVSLAPDGGDPRTFFSGEVDGAPMNPDDLAFDREGNLYVSDSRGMADGAAHGRVVRIDRTGKDATVLADGLAAPNGISFDADYRGLWFSELTQNRISYLRLDADGAVSSRHTAVRVDGGVAQTDSIAVDADGNLYQGLHGRPAMAVYSENGERLATVEVPARAADGLESATNVAITPGGTRAYMTVSGPDGGYLYTFDALARGVRQSNGG
- a CDS encoding bifunctional 4-hydroxy-2-oxoglutarate aldolase/2-dehydro-3-deoxy-phosphogluconate aldolase; amino-acid sequence: MDLRAALAAHRLVAIVRGDDADAALRTVLTLVEEGLELIEVSLTGKDALRVIERARAALGPGRPLGAGTVLTADDALAAHRAGADFAVTPGLGEGVTTARACGMPVLAGVMTPTDIIAARALGATALKIFPAAQAGGPAYVKALRGPFPHDPLVPVGGVDEAAARAHLAAGATAVGVGSPLIGDAADGGSLDDLRVRARAFRAAVREARP
- a CDS encoding VOC family protein, yielding MRREDLPAPESGLLLTHFLTVADVPRSRAFYSEVLGGEVVLAENPCIVKLANSWLIMNPGGGPTPDKPDVTLRPPEDPGTATSFLNIRVADIERCHREWSALGAEFLTPPIDRKAELRCYLRDPDGYLIEVGQATGLLQGILADPPAGPGRDPG
- a CDS encoding sugar kinase, whose product is MRAVGEEASGASPWRPPRGPVVCLGETMAAVAPAPPHSLDGTESLGLSVAGAESNVAMYLADLGLSVSWLSAVGDDALGRRVRATVARAGVDVSGVRTDPARPTGLLLKDPGAAGTRVHYYRTGSAASALGPGLLDDERLGDAALVHLTGVTPALSPSCRALVEAVLRTPRERRTHAVSFDVNHRPALWPPGTAAPVLRDLADLADIAFVGLDEAQDLWGADLTGTDVRRLLSGPRILVVKDGGRGATAFTARGACTVPALRTEVVEPVGAGDAFAAGFLAGLSRGTDLTRALRLGHITAASALKVVGDHGPLPDEDTIAALLARADQDWSTPVGT